In Mariluticola halotolerans, one DNA window encodes the following:
- a CDS encoding LacI family DNA-binding transcriptional regulator, whose protein sequence is MNKHNVATIEDVAQIAGVSIATVSRAIHTPAKVADTTRRKVLEAVAQTGYTANAMARSLRMRRSNMILILAPDVGDPNFSNILVGLETEASKRGYGVLIGNTQNDPAREADYLGFIASNKADGLILLTGHLPFGLAENGGAAKLPPVVAVNEPVRNADVPFVGVDNFAGARIATDYLIAQGHRRIAFIGHSTSKMVSMLREEGYRGSLASAGIAVDPALVLDGEGTTESGRAAVEHMFVRDHLPTAFFCVNDATALGVFIALSARGYELPRDFSVMGFDDISLASFVTPSLTTMKQPRLNIGEAAMELLLTLLEDKKPHSREMLLRSELIVRNSVRTITSV, encoded by the coding sequence TTGAACAAGCACAATGTTGCGACCATCGAAGATGTGGCCCAGATTGCCGGGGTGTCGATTGCCACTGTGAGCCGGGCCATCCATACACCCGCCAAAGTGGCTGACACGACACGGCGCAAGGTGCTCGAGGCGGTGGCGCAAACCGGTTATACGGCCAATGCCATGGCGCGCAGCCTCAGGATGCGCCGCTCCAACATGATTTTGATTCTGGCGCCGGATGTGGGCGACCCGAATTTTTCCAATATTCTGGTGGGGCTGGAAACCGAGGCCTCCAAGCGCGGCTATGGTGTATTGATTGGCAATACCCAGAATGATCCGGCCCGTGAAGCGGATTATCTTGGTTTTATCGCGTCCAACAAGGCGGACGGGCTGATTCTTTTGACCGGGCACTTGCCGTTCGGGCTGGCGGAGAATGGCGGGGCTGCCAAATTGCCGCCGGTGGTGGCGGTCAATGAGCCGGTGCGCAATGCGGATGTGCCTTTTGTGGGGGTGGATAATTTCGCCGGGGCGCGGATTGCGACCGATTACCTGATTGCCCAGGGCCATCGGCGCATCGCCTTTATCGGCCATTCAACCTCGAAAATGGTCTCCATGCTGCGCGAGGAGGGTTATCGCGGTTCCCTGGCTTCTGCCGGGATTGCGGTTGATCCGGCTCTGGTGCTCGATGGGGAGGGGACGACTGAAAGCGGCCGGGCGGCGGTTGAGCACATGTTCGTGCGCGACCATCTGCCGACGGCCTTCTTTTGCGTCAATGATGCGACGGCCCTTGGGGTGTTTATCGCGCTATCGGCGCGTGGCTATGAATTGCCGCGTGATTTCTCGGTCATGGGGTTTGACGATATTTCGCTGGCCAGTTTCGTCACGCCATCGCTGACAACCATGAAGCAGCCCCGGTTGAACATTGGGGAGGCGGCGATGGAACTGTTGCTGACGCTGCTGGAAGACAAGAAACCGCATTCACGTGAAATGCTGTTGCGCTCCGAGCTGATCGTGCGCAATTCCGTGCGTACGATCACCAGTGTCTAG
- a CDS encoding TetR/AcrR family transcriptional regulator — MDAIAPTTRERIVAAAFELFLNHGFDGTGVNQILQKSGLSKGAFYHHFKSKDEIYAEIISTFFIQPLEATDFDKMAQLPLRDIRLILADHYASLPQDVANRADIDMARYFAMFFEAISRLPEFRASVQSYYLTLVEVLTARTYEEREVPPGVAEGHSRNIVATLEGRLLLNAILGDLAPVKSEENEALRRFTD; from the coding sequence ATGGACGCCATTGCCCCAACCACGCGCGAGCGCATTGTTGCTGCGGCTTTTGAGCTGTTTCTCAACCACGGCTTTGATGGCACCGGGGTTAATCAGATTTTGCAAAAGTCCGGTCTGTCCAAGGGCGCATTTTATCACCACTTCAAAAGCAAGGATGAAATCTACGCCGAGATCATCTCGACATTTTTCATCCAGCCGCTCGAGGCGACCGATTTCGACAAAATGGCGCAACTCCCCCTGCGGGATATCCGGCTCATTCTGGCAGATCATTATGCCAGCCTGCCCCAGGACGTTGCCAATCGCGCTGATATCGATATGGCACGGTATTTCGCCATGTTCTTTGAGGCCATTTCCCGCCTGCCCGAATTCCGGGCCTCGGTGCAATCCTACTATCTGACCCTTGTCGAGGTTCTCACCGCGCGCACCTATGAAGAACGCGAAGTGCCCCCCGGCGTTGCCGAAGGCCATTCCCGTAATATCGTGGCCACCCTTGAAGGGCGTTTGCTGCTCAATGCCATTCTGGGCGATCTCGCCCCGGTGAAAAGCGAAGAAAACGAAGCCTTGCGCCGCTTCACCGACTAG
- a CDS encoding FAD-binding and (Fe-S)-binding domain-containing protein, which yields MSEKKLAGQRAAKRLEADIPAARIKTDPLYTYAYSGDASYFRLVPALVVIVNTEDEVRAVIKAARAENLPVTFRAAGTSLSGQAITDGVLCVLGDGWRKVEILDEGQRVTLGPAIIVANANKALKPFDRKIGPDPASQATCKIGGVVSNNSSGMCCGVVQNTYHTMHRLRIILTDGTLLDSGDPASRDAFRLKRPDIIEGLEKLSAEVKRDNELIDLIRRKYAIKNTVGYSINALADFDDPIDILTHLIVGSEGTLGFVSEITYNTVPDHPHKATALVPFPSNHKAAQGVEAAHHAGVSAAEFMERRALATVEDQPAMQPFLPLLNDTSPAVLIEIMAETDAALDAEVAKASAALMAVGALSTPQFTKDPALQAGLWDVRKGLFASGSSGRPKGTVMLTEDVAVPIHRLADAVGDLRETLDRHGYEDGIIFGHALAGNLHFQMHTDFTNPSEVARFDAFSADLARLVSVDYQGSLKAEHGTGRAIAPFVEQEWGKRAYGLMHRIKDLLDGEKLLNPGVMLNDDPQLHLKDTKEMAVADDIVDLCIECGFCEPACPSAGLTLSPRQRIVVTREQARLEREGNGNDLLAALEQGFVHAGMDTCAACNLCSTRCPVGIETGTMILGRRDRKRSGSANAIAGFMADHTGTIETLMRTGVAAQGVARNIVGDGIVDSVSGALNAFSGHKIPKPNRNLKPGPGTPKQPAANTKAPRGKIVYFPACASRMFGAPKTDLDLLPVTEAMLALLTRAGYEPVLPDNLNGQCCGQPFQSKGFPQEAEKVGSKLQTSLQAVNPDNSLPMVTDMSTCSLHLKHDGLPVADSAEFLLQNVLPHLAITQPLPVVAIHHNCSAQRMNEQPITEALVKACAKEIAVLSSVTCCGYAGDKGMYQPELNAHALRFAKNDVPDTCRIGISTVTTCATGLSDHLGIPFVGLASLLEYVSRPPA from the coding sequence ATGAGCGAGAAGAAACTGGCCGGCCAACGCGCCGCAAAGCGGCTCGAGGCGGATATTCCGGCTGCGCGCATCAAGACCGACCCGCTCTATACCTATGCCTATTCAGGTGATGCCAGCTATTTTCGCCTCGTCCCGGCCCTTGTGGTCATCGTCAATACCGAGGACGAAGTGCGCGCCGTGATCAAGGCGGCCCGCGCCGAAAACCTGCCCGTGACCTTTCGCGCAGCGGGAACCTCGCTTTCCGGTCAGGCGATTACCGATGGGGTGCTTTGCGTGCTTGGTGATGGCTGGCGCAAGGTCGAGATCCTCGACGAAGGCCAAAGGGTGACCCTTGGCCCCGCCATTATCGTTGCCAATGCCAACAAGGCGCTGAAACCCTTTGACCGCAAGATCGGCCCGGACCCCGCCAGCCAGGCGACCTGCAAGATCGGCGGCGTTGTCTCCAATAATTCCTCCGGCATGTGCTGCGGCGTGGTGCAAAACACCTATCACACCATGCACCGGCTGCGGATCATCCTGACCGATGGCACTTTGCTCGACAGCGGCGACCCCGCTTCCCGCGACGCCTTCCGCCTCAAACGCCCTGATATCATTGAAGGGCTGGAAAAGCTTTCCGCCGAGGTCAAACGCGACAATGAACTGATCGATCTGATCCGGCGCAAATATGCCATCAAGAATACCGTTGGCTATTCGATCAATGCACTGGCCGATTTCGATGATCCCATCGATATCCTGACCCATCTGATTGTCGGCTCGGAAGGCACGCTCGGCTTCGTCTCCGAGATTACCTATAATACCGTGCCCGACCATCCGCACAAAGCCACGGCGCTAGTGCCCTTCCCCTCCAATCACAAGGCAGCGCAGGGCGTTGAGGCGGCTCATCATGCCGGCGTTTCCGCCGCTGAATTTATGGAACGCCGGGCCCTCGCAACAGTCGAGGATCAGCCGGCCATGCAGCCCTTCCTGCCGCTGCTCAACGATACCTCGCCCGCCGTTCTCATCGAGATCATGGCCGAAACCGACGCAGCGCTGGACGCGGAAGTGGCCAAAGCCTCCGCAGCCCTGATGGCAGTTGGCGCACTCTCTACCCCGCAATTCACCAAGGACCCCGCATTGCAGGCCGGGCTTTGGGATGTGCGCAAGGGTCTGTTCGCCTCGGGCAGCTCCGGCCGGCCCAAAGGCACCGTCATGCTGACCGAAGATGTCGCCGTGCCCATCCATCGCCTCGCCGACGCGGTGGGGGATCTGCGCGAGACCCTCGACAGGCATGGCTATGAAGATGGCATTATTTTCGGGCATGCGCTTGCGGGCAACCTGCATTTCCAGATGCATACCGATTTCACCAATCCCAGTGAAGTCGCCCGTTTCGATGCGTTCTCGGCCGATCTCGCCCGGCTTGTCTCGGTAGATTATCAAGGCTCCCTGAAAGCCGAGCACGGCACCGGCCGCGCTATCGCGCCCTTTGTCGAACAGGAATGGGGCAAACGCGCCTATGGCCTGATGCACCGCATCAAGGATTTGCTGGACGGTGAAAAGCTGCTCAACCCCGGCGTCATGCTCAATGACGATCCGCAACTGCACCTGAAGGACACCAAGGAAATGGCAGTGGCCGACGATATTGTCGATCTCTGCATTGAATGCGGCTTTTGCGAACCCGCCTGTCCCTCGGCTGGCCTCACCCTGTCACCACGTCAGCGCATTGTCGTCACCCGCGAACAGGCGCGGCTGGAACGTGAAGGCAATGGCAATGACCTGCTGGCAGCCCTCGAACAAGGCTTTGTCCATGCGGGCATGGACACCTGCGCGGCGTGCAATCTCTGTTCCACCCGCTGTCCGGTCGGTATTGAAACCGGGACAATGATTCTGGGACGGCGCGACCGCAAACGTTCCGGCTCTGCTAATGCAATTGCCGGTTTCATGGCCGATCATACCGGCACGATCGAAACGCTGATGCGCACCGGCGTCGCCGCCCAGGGCGTGGCGCGCAATATTGTGGGTGATGGCATTGTCGATTCGGTTTCCGGGGCCCTCAATGCGTTTTCAGGTCATAAGATTCCCAAACCCAATCGCAATCTCAAGCCCGGCCCCGGCACCCCCAAACAGCCTGCAGCGAATACCAAGGCACCACGGGGCAAAATCGTTTATTTTCCCGCCTGTGCGTCGCGCATGTTCGGTGCCCCCAAAACAGATCTTGATCTGCTGCCCGTGACAGAAGCCATGCTGGCCCTTTTGACCCGCGCCGGCTATGAGCCGGTATTGCCCGACAATCTGAACGGCCAGTGTTGCGGCCAGCCCTTCCAGTCAAAAGGCTTTCCGCAAGAAGCGGAAAAAGTCGGTAGCAAGCTGCAAACGAGCCTTCAAGCGGTCAATCCGGACAATAGCCTGCCCATGGTCACCGACATGTCGACCTGTTCGCTGCACCTCAAGCATGACGGTCTGCCTGTCGCCGACAGTGCCGAATTCCTGCTACAAAACGTCTTGCCGCATCTCGCGATCACCCAGCCCCTGCCGGTTGTGGCCATCCATCACAATTGCTCGGCCCAGCGGATGAACGAACAGCCCATCACCGAGGCGCTGGTAAAGGCCTGTGCAAAGGAAATTGCTGTCTTGTCTTCGGTCACCTGTTGCGGCTATGCCGGTGACAAGGGCATGTATCAGCCTGAGCTCAACGCGCATGCCCTGCGTTTTGCCAAAAACGATGTACCGGACACCTGCCGGATCGGCATTTCCACGGTGACCACTTGCGCCACCGGCCTCAGCGATCATCTCGGCATCCCGTTTGTCGGCCTTGCCAGCCTGCTTGAATATGTCAGCCGCCCGCCAGCATAA
- the rplS gene encoding 50S ribosomal protein L19: MNIIQQLEKEHAEELAAKRETPDFTHGDTVKVWVKVREGTRERLQAYEGVVISRQGSGLMESFTVRKISYGEGVERVFPIYSPNIDKIEVLKRGKVRRAKLYYLRDRRGKSARIFESTSARTKKIEQTEREAALEARAQREKEREEAALALAAERAAEEAAAAEAKAAEEAAAAAEAPAEEPKSE; this comes from the coding sequence ATGAACATTATTCAGCAGCTCGAAAAAGAGCACGCCGAGGAATTGGCCGCCAAGCGCGAAACCCCTGACTTCACCCATGGCGATACCGTCAAGGTTTGGGTCAAGGTGCGCGAAGGTACCCGTGAGCGTTTGCAGGCCTATGAAGGCGTTGTGATTTCGCGTCAGGGCTCCGGCCTCATGGAAAGCTTCACCGTACGCAAGATTTCCTATGGTGAAGGCGTGGAACGTGTGTTCCCCATCTACTCCCCGAACATCGACAAGATCGAAGTTCTCAAGCGCGGCAAGGTCCGGCGCGCCAAGCTTTACTACCTGCGCGATCGTCGCGGTAAATCGGCGCGTATTTTCGAATCGACCAGCGCCCGCACCAAAAAGATCGAGCAGACCGAGCGCGAAGCCGCTCTGGAAGCCCGTGCCCAGCGCGAAAAAGAGCGCGAGGAAGCAGCTCTTGCCCTCGCCGCCGAGCGCGCCGCTGAAGAGGCTGCTGCCGCAGAAGCCAAGGCCGCTGAAGAAGCCGCTGCGGCTGCAGAGGCACCTGCCGAAGAGCCCAAGAGCGAATAA
- the trmD gene encoding tRNA (guanosine(37)-N1)-methyltransferase TrmD: protein MSFRASVITLFPDMFPGPLGVSVIGRGLNEGLWSLDTVALRDFATDKHRTVDDTPAGGGPGMVLKPDILASAIDHVAPQNDPRPRILMSPRGKPLTQARARELALGPGAVIVCGRFEGVDQRVIDARNLEEISIGDYVLAGGEVAAMVLLEAVARLIPGVLGAEASRDDESFESGGLEYPHYTRPQNFEGHEIPEILTSGDHGKIEKWRRAESEALTRARRPDLKKT from the coding sequence GTGAGCTTTCGTGCCTCGGTCATCACCCTGTTCCCGGATATGTTTCCCGGCCCATTGGGCGTGTCGGTCATCGGCCGGGGGCTTAATGAGGGCCTCTGGTCACTTGATACCGTGGCATTGCGCGATTTCGCCACCGACAAGCACCGCACTGTCGACGATACCCCGGCGGGCGGCGGCCCCGGCATGGTGCTCAAACCCGATATTCTGGCCAGTGCCATCGACCATGTGGCCCCTCAAAACGATCCGCGCCCGCGCATTCTGATGAGCCCGCGCGGCAAACCGCTGACCCAGGCCCGGGCCCGCGAACTGGCGCTTGGCCCCGGCGCGGTTATTGTCTGCGGCCGGTTTGAAGGCGTCGACCAGCGCGTCATTGATGCCCGCAATCTCGAGGAAATCTCGATCGGCGATTATGTGCTCGCAGGGGGCGAAGTTGCCGCCATGGTATTGCTTGAAGCCGTGGCCCGCCTGATCCCCGGTGTATTGGGCGCCGAGGCCAGTAGAGATGATGAAAGCTTTGAATCCGGCGGGCTGGAATATCCCCATTACACACGGCCGCAGAATTTTGAGGGCCATGAGATCCCTGAAATCCTGACCTCCGGCGATCACGGCAAAATCGAGAAATGGCGCCGTGCCGAGAGTGAAGCCCTGACCCGCGCCCGCCGGCCGGACCTGAAAAAGACCTGA
- the rimM gene encoding ribosome maturation factor RimM (Essential for efficient processing of 16S rRNA), which translates to MAGQTNSPDTTLVLMGRIGAAHGIRGEVRIQSFTEDPVSIKDYSPLSTNKPGLEITILSARPAKTVIVARIAGVADRDAAEKLNGVELYIPRDHLPDEMDEDDFYHADLIGLEGRLTDGTVLGRVLAVPNFGADDLIEIGANSGKSVLYPFTRAVIPEIHVAEGYLVVNPPEEIIVEGEA; encoded by the coding sequence ATGGCCGGGCAGACCAACAGCCCGGACACAACGCTCGTGCTCATGGGCCGCATCGGTGCGGCCCATGGCATTCGCGGCGAAGTCCGCATCCAGTCTTTCACGGAAGACCCGGTCAGCATCAAGGACTATTCGCCGCTATCGACGAACAAGCCCGGCCTTGAGATCACCATCCTCTCCGCCCGGCCGGCCAAAACCGTCATTGTTGCCCGTATCGCCGGTGTTGCTGACCGTGATGCTGCCGAAAAGCTCAATGGTGTCGAACTCTATATTCCCCGCGACCACCTGCCCGATGAAATGGACGAGGATGATTTCTATCATGCCGACCTGATCGGGCTTGAAGGCCGCCTGACAGATGGCACCGTTTTGGGCCGTGTGCTGGCCGTGCCGAACTTTGGTGCCGATGACCTGATTGAGATCGGGGCCAATAGCGGCAAATCCGTGCTCTATCCCTTCACCCGCGCAGTCATCCCCGAAATTCATGTCGCCGAGGGCTATCTCGTCGTTAATCCGCCCGAGGAAATTATTGTCGAGGGCGAAGCGTGA
- the rpsP gene encoding 30S ribosomal protein S16, with amino-acid sequence MSLKMRLARGGSKKRPYYHVVIADARSPRDGRFIERIGSYNPMLPKDSEERIKLDVERARHWLSVGAQPTDRVARFLDAEGLIKREARNNPKKAEPGAKAKERAEEKAQAEADAKAAAEEAANAPAVEEAPAEEAPAEEAAAAEEAKAE; translated from the coding sequence ATGTCCCTTAAAATGCGTCTCGCCCGTGGTGGTTCCAAGAAGCGTCCTTACTATCACGTGGTGATTGCCGATGCCCGTTCGCCGCGCGATGGCCGTTTCATCGAGCGTATCGGTTCGTATAACCCCATGCTGCCCAAGGATTCCGAAGAGCGCATCAAGCTCGACGTTGAGCGCGCCCGTCACTGGCTCTCCGTTGGTGCCCAGCCGACCGACCGTGTTGCCCGCTTCCTTGATGCCGAAGGCCTGATCAAGCGCGAAGCCCGCAACAACCCGAAAAAGGCCGAGCCAGGCGCAAAAGCCAAGGAACGTGCTGAAGAAAAAGCCCAGGCTGAAGCTGACGCCAAGGCCGCAGCCGAAGAAGCCGCCAACGCACCCGCCGTTGAAGAAGCACCCGCTGAAGAGGCACCGGCCGAAGAAGCTGCTGCTGCTGAAGAAGCCAAGGCAGAATAA
- the ffh gene encoding signal recognition particle protein yields MFDTLSDRLGNIFKGLTGRGALGEADVNAALREIRRALIEADVSLEVVRAFTEQVGERAIGAEVTKSVTPGQQVIKIVHDELVRVLGEEANTISLNANPPVTILMVGLQGSGKTTTTAKIAKRLKDRQNKKVLMASLDTRRPAAMEQLKVLGEQVGVDTLEIVAGQTPVEIAARAAKEGKLGGYDVLFLDTAGRTHIDEELMAETAEIKQIADPHEVLLVVDALTGQDAVNLARSFDERVDITGIVLTRVDGDGRGGAALSMRAATGKPIKLIGTGEKMDALEDFHPGRIADRILGKGDIVALVEKAAENVSAEDAAKMAKKLKKGHFDLEDLKSQLLQMKKMGGMGALMGLMPGMGQMKKAMANAKVDEKVFDRQVAIINSMTKKERAAPELLNASRRKRIAAGSGMQVSDINKLIKQHRQMADMMKKVSRGGGMGALAGMMGGKMPASQGGGMPDLSSMDPKQLEQMARQMGMDPSALPQEMPKDITESLPADFAKLGGGKPALPGLGTPRFPGLPGLGGGLPTKKK; encoded by the coding sequence ATGTTCGATACTCTCAGCGATCGTCTGGGTAATATTTTCAAAGGCCTGACCGGCCGCGGCGCCCTTGGCGAAGCGGACGTGAACGCAGCGCTGCGCGAAATCCGCCGCGCGCTGATCGAAGCCGACGTTTCCCTTGAAGTCGTGCGTGCCTTTACCGAACAGGTCGGCGAACGCGCCATTGGTGCCGAAGTCACCAAATCGGTGACCCCCGGCCAGCAGGTCATCAAGATCGTCCATGACGAACTGGTGCGCGTGCTGGGCGAAGAAGCCAACACCATTTCGCTCAATGCCAATCCGCCGGTGACCATCCTCATGGTCGGTCTGCAAGGCTCGGGCAAAACCACAACGACGGCGAAGATCGCCAAGCGTTTGAAGGACCGCCAGAACAAGAAAGTTCTGATGGCCTCGCTCGATACCCGCCGCCCCGCCGCCATGGAACAGCTCAAGGTGCTGGGCGAGCAGGTTGGCGTCGACACGCTTGAGATTGTCGCCGGCCAGACGCCGGTTGAGATTGCCGCGCGGGCCGCAAAAGAGGGCAAACTGGGCGGTTATGACGTCCTGTTTCTCGATACTGCCGGCCGGACCCATATCGACGAAGAGCTGATGGCGGAAACCGCCGAGATCAAGCAGATCGCCGATCCCCATGAAGTGCTGCTGGTTGTCGATGCCCTGACCGGTCAGGACGCGGTCAATCTGGCCCGCTCCTTTGACGAGCGCGTTGATATTACCGGCATCGTGCTGACCCGTGTTGATGGTGATGGCCGCGGCGGTGCCGCCCTCTCCATGCGGGCCGCCACCGGCAAGCCGATCAAGCTCATCGGTACCGGCGAGAAAATGGATGCGCTTGAGGATTTCCATCCCGGCCGCATCGCCGACCGTATTCTGGGCAAGGGCGACATTGTCGCGCTGGTCGAAAAGGCTGCCGAGAACGTTTCCGCCGAAGACGCGGCGAAAATGGCCAAAAAGCTGAAAAAGGGTCATTTCGATCTCGAAGACCTGAAAAGCCAGCTATTGCAGATGAAAAAAATGGGCGGCATGGGCGCCCTGATGGGCCTGATGCCGGGCATGGGCCAGATGAAAAAAGCCATGGCCAACGCCAAGGTGGATGAAAAGGTCTTTGATCGCCAGGTCGCCATCATCAATTCCATGACCAAGAAGGAACGGGCCGCCCCCGAACTTCTCAACGCCTCGCGCCGCAAGCGCATCGCTGCCGGCTCCGGCATGCAGGTCTCCGACATTAACAAGCTGATCAAGCAGCATCGGCAAATGGCCGACATGATGAAAAAAGTCTCGCGCGGCGGTGGCATGGGCGCGCTCGCCGGCATGATGGGCGGCAAAATGCCTGCCAGTCAGGGTGGCGGCATGCCCGACCTGTCCAGTATGGACCCCAAACAACTTGAGCAGATGGCGCGGCAAATGGGCATGGACCCATCAGCCCTGCCCCAGGAAATGCCCAAGGATATCACCGAATCCCTGCCTGCCGATTTTGCAAAACTCGGCGGCGGAAAACCTGCTTTGCCCGGTCTGGGCACACCACGCTTTCCCGGCCTGCCGGGATTGGGTGGCGGCCTGCCGACCAAGAAGAAATAA
- a CDS encoding aminopeptidase: MPHTQFATPIDKLAEVAIKVGLRLEEGQDLVMTAPMAALPLVRRITEHAYKNGAGLVTTLFSDEEMTLARYHHAPDASFDKAAGWLYEGMAKAFDNNAARLAIAGDNPLMLSGEDAAKVARANKANSTAYKPALEKIAGFDINWNIVSYPNPSWAKVMFPDDPDEIAIAKLAHAIFAASRVDVADPIAAWAEHNANLKVRSSWLNGQNFAALHYTGPGTDLTLGLADGHEWHGGASTAKNGITCNPNIPTEEVFTTPHRLKAEGYVRSTKPLSHQGTLIDDIEVKFEGGKIVSAKASRGEEVLLKVLDTDEGARRLGEVALVPHSSPISASGLLFFNTLFDENAACHIALGQCYAKCFKGGDTITPDEVKAQGGNASLIHIDWMIGSDQIDIDGITQSGEKVPVFRKGEWA; encoded by the coding sequence ATGCCCCATACCCAATTCGCCACGCCCATCGACAAGCTTGCCGAAGTGGCGATCAAGGTTGGCCTTAGATTGGAAGAGGGGCAGGATCTGGTGATGACAGCGCCCATGGCCGCCTTGCCGCTGGTGCGGCGCATCACCGAACATGCCTATAAGAACGGGGCGGGGCTGGTGACGACGCTGTTTTCCGACGAGGAAATGACGCTGGCGCGCTATCACCATGCCCCCGATGCCAGTTTCGACAAGGCGGCGGGCTGGTTGTACGAGGGCATGGCCAAGGCGTTCGACAATAATGCGGCGCGGCTGGCGATTGCCGGCGATAATCCGCTCATGCTGAGCGGTGAGGACGCGGCAAAAGTGGCGCGGGCCAACAAGGCCAATTCCACAGCCTACAAGCCGGCGCTGGAAAAGATCGCCGGGTTCGATATCAACTGGAACATTGTCTCCTACCCCAATCCCAGCTGGGCCAAGGTGATGTTCCCCGATGATCCCGACGAGATTGCGATCGCCAAGCTGGCGCATGCAATTTTTGCAGCCTCGCGGGTTGATGTGGCCGACCCGATTGCGGCCTGGGCCGAGCATAATGCCAATCTCAAGGTACGTTCGAGCTGGCTTAACGGGCAGAATTTCGCGGCTCTACATTATACCGGGCCGGGCACTGATCTGACGCTCGGGTTGGCGGACGGGCACGAATGGCATGGTGGTGCCTCAACGGCCAAGAACGGCATTACCTGCAATCCCAATATTCCCACCGAGGAAGTGTTCACCACCCCGCACCGGCTGAAAGCGGAGGGCTATGTGCGCTCCACCAAGCCGCTGTCACATCAGGGCACGCTGATCGATGATATTGAGGTGAAATTCGAGGGCGGCAAGATTGTCAGCGCCAAGGCGAGCCGGGGCGAAGAGGTTTTGCTCAAGGTGCTCGACACCGATGAGGGCGCGCGCCGTCTCGGGGAAGTGGCGCTGGTGCCGCATTCCTCGCCGATTTCCGCGTCGGGCCTGTTGTTCTTCAACACGCTGTTTGATGAGAACGCGGCCTGCCATATCGCGCTTGGCCAGTGTTATGCCAAATGTTTCAAGGGCGGCGACACCATCACCCCTGATGAGGTCAAGGCGCAGGGCGGCAATGCTTCCCTGATCCATATTGACTGGATGATCGGGTCGGACCAGATCGATATCGACGGCATTACCCAGAGTGGCGAAAAAGTACCGGTGTTCCGCAAGGGTGAGTGGGCCTAA